From Leptospira ellinghausenii, a single genomic window includes:
- a CDS encoding hydroxymethylglutaryl-CoA lyase, with the protein MEKVKITEVGPRDGLQNEKTILSTQDKFEFVKRLVESGTKHIELTSFVRKDRIPQMGDAIELSTLVLPKFASDVEFSCLTPNTKGYEAAKQAGFKEVAVFTATSESFTRKNINMTVLESFTSFQPIFDQAKQDGIKVRGYISTVIACPYEGKIAPEKTLEVALRLLDAGAYEISLGETIGVAVPDEIEKLLEVLLKKIPISYLNCHFHDTYGMAIANTKQALSMGIRSFDSSAGGLGGCPYAKGAAGNVATEDLVYFLTREGYDTGIQLDSLVRVSQFMETKLDRQFSSRTFIAKKNAS; encoded by the coding sequence TTGGAGAAAGTAAAAATCACAGAAGTTGGACCAAGAGACGGATTACAAAACGAAAAAACCATTCTCTCCACTCAGGATAAATTTGAATTCGTAAAACGTCTAGTCGAATCTGGGACAAAACACATAGAGCTCACCTCTTTTGTTCGAAAAGATCGAATTCCCCAAATGGGAGATGCGATCGAACTATCTACACTCGTATTACCAAAATTTGCAAGCGATGTCGAATTTTCATGTCTGACTCCAAACACCAAAGGATATGAAGCAGCAAAACAAGCTGGTTTCAAAGAAGTGGCGGTGTTTACTGCGACTTCCGAATCTTTTACGAGAAAAAACATCAACATGACAGTCTTGGAAAGTTTTACTTCCTTCCAACCAATTTTTGACCAAGCAAAACAAGATGGAATCAAAGTCAGGGGTTATATATCTACAGTCATTGCCTGTCCATATGAAGGAAAAATAGCACCAGAAAAAACGTTAGAAGTCGCTTTACGACTATTAGATGCCGGTGCCTATGAAATTTCACTTGGGGAAACAATCGGTGTTGCTGTTCCAGATGAAATAGAAAAATTATTGGAAGTATTACTAAAAAAAATTCCGATTTCTTATCTCAATTGTCATTTCCATGATACCTATGGAATGGCAATTGCGAATACAAAACAAGCTCTCTCCATGGGGATACGAAGTTTTGATAGTTCCGCTGGAGGGTTAGGTGGTTGCCCCTATGCAAAAGGAGCTGCAGGAAATGTGGCAACAGAAGATTTAGTTTATTTTTTAACGAGAGAAGGATATGATACAGGGATTCAATTGGATTCACTAGTAAGAGTGAGTCAATTTATGGAAACAAAACTGGATCGCCAATTTAGTTCCAGAACCTTCATTGCCAAAAAAAATGCCAGTTGA
- a CDS encoding tetratricopeptide repeat protein, whose product MFHRLFTFALLFLFPSIVFAQKLIGNKEYPELLWGKDEEFDTRDFPNGSFIYHKDDFILTRGKLFTGEPPKSNGSFTYGTETITNSGKWNNDTIELLLNGKANQRGEVIKRLEAGVRFDPQFFPFRYNLGRLYSLEMKYEKALVEFEYAKAEMPEYYKTYLHIAILSEITRQTYYAIMNYKLAVEKNPYDTEALIRLADHYLATGLKNRALLYLNKALKIEEESPNVKLGFARLEMEKGNYHIAYKIFNRTSLTTGEGKQKSYDKKFHYYFAETASKVTDYETAEEQYTKMLSFTNDPFFATVSSKVIARRRDIAKKFAEAKRTQLDDSEEEVTPPNE is encoded by the coding sequence ATGTTCCATCGACTGTTTACATTCGCACTTCTGTTTTTGTTTCCAAGCATAGTCTTTGCGCAAAAACTCATCGGGAACAAAGAATACCCAGAGCTTTTATGGGGGAAAGACGAAGAGTTTGATACCCGCGATTTTCCCAATGGATCTTTTATCTACCACAAAGATGATTTTATCCTAACCCGAGGAAAACTTTTTACAGGTGAGCCACCCAAATCCAATGGAAGTTTTACCTACGGAACAGAAACCATCACAAATTCTGGAAAATGGAACAACGATACCATCGAACTTCTCTTAAATGGAAAGGCAAACCAAAGAGGTGAAGTCATCAAACGTTTGGAAGCCGGAGTTCGATTTGACCCTCAATTTTTTCCTTTCCGTTACAATTTGGGCAGATTGTATTCACTTGAAATGAAATACGAAAAAGCGCTTGTTGAATTTGAATACGCAAAAGCAGAAATGCCAGAGTATTACAAAACATATTTGCATATCGCAATCCTTTCTGAAATCACAAGACAAACCTATTATGCCATTATGAATTATAAATTGGCAGTTGAAAAAAATCCATACGATACAGAAGCACTCATTCGACTTGCAGATCACTACCTGGCTACTGGATTAAAAAATAGAGCACTTTTGTATCTAAACAAAGCTCTGAAGATAGAAGAAGAAAGTCCGAATGTAAAACTTGGATTTGCTAGGCTTGAAATGGAAAAAGGAAATTATCATATTGCCTATAAGATTTTCAATCGAACGAGTTTAACCACCGGTGAAGGAAAACAAAAGTCATATGACAAAAAGTTTCATTATTACTTTGCGGAGACTGCTTCAAAAGTCACAGATTACGAAACAGCGGAAGAACAATATACAAAAATGCTTAGTTTCACAAATGATCCGTTTTTTGCGACCGTTTCCTCAAAAGTGATCGCACGTAGAAGGGATATAGCGAAAAAATTTGCGGAAGCAAAACGAACTCAATTGGATGATTCAGAAGAAGAAGTTACACCACCAAACGAATGA
- the ccsA gene encoding cytochrome c biogenesis protein CcsA, protein MERKIKLIHPTLDFAFYIVVCISLVIAVFVSILYPNVILEQGLSHRIFYLHVPVAWVALYGPILSFVFSLIYFIKKDLLWDRLAFTANQLAFLFALGVLFSGPIWAYSAWGVPWDKTDARLQSFFILCLSLLSYFIFRYLVPSRKKKAILSAYLSVLCALSAVLTWGAIRWIENPGNHPGSVLGKGGMDSDMKQTMWLGVLAYHFLFLFLFFLSNRNEKIQELKNHLRSELN, encoded by the coding sequence ATGGAACGTAAGATCAAACTGATTCATCCGACTTTGGATTTTGCCTTTTACATCGTAGTCTGTATCTCTTTGGTGATTGCCGTATTTGTTTCGATCTTGTATCCCAATGTCATCTTGGAACAAGGCCTTAGCCATAGGATTTTTTACCTACATGTTCCAGTCGCCTGGGTTGCATTATACGGGCCAATTCTTTCGTTTGTTTTTTCTCTGATTTATTTCATCAAAAAAGACCTGCTTTGGGATAGGCTAGCATTTACGGCAAACCAACTAGCTTTTCTTTTTGCCTTGGGAGTGTTATTCTCTGGTCCCATTTGGGCATATAGCGCATGGGGTGTTCCTTGGGACAAAACGGACGCTAGGTTACAATCATTCTTTATCTTATGCCTTTCTCTCCTTAGTTATTTTATTTTTCGTTATTTGGTTCCTTCTCGTAAAAAAAAGGCGATTTTATCCGCTTATCTTTCTGTTCTTTGTGCCTTAAGTGCGGTTTTGACTTGGGGTGCCATCAGGTGGATTGAAAATCCTGGAAACCACCCGGGCAGTGTACTTGGAAAAGGCGGAATGGATTCGGACATGAAACAAACAATGTGGCTTGGTGTTCTTGCTTACCATTTTTTGTTTTTGTTTCTCTTTTTCCTTTCGAATCGAAACGAAAAAATACAGGAACTGAAAAATCACCTGCGGTCCGAATTGAATTAA
- a CDS encoding adenylosuccinate synthase — protein sequence MPANLVVGAQWGDEGKAKVIDYLSKDTDIIVRYQGGANAGHTVVVGGKKYIFHLVPSGIIYDNTTCVIGNGVVLDPEYFLKECADLESHGFRVKDKVLISDSCHILLPYHRLIDEAREAGSSPERKIGTTKKGIGMCYADKMLRNGVRAGDLLDKDLLKSKLNHILEVKNQELVKYYDLEPVNPTEMYDFLLDFADKMGKNIVNTVYYLNGELEKGKRVLLEGAQGTGLDIDFGTYPYVTSSNPTTGGALAGSGVSFRYLKDVIGITKAYATRVGEGPFPSEILGEAGDVLRKLGGEYGSTTGRPRRCGWFDVQMIKHAVTVNGINSLVLTKIDVLSHYDSIPVVVGYEYKGKKLDFFPSQGLESVKPLFAEFKGWKDDISGINSFSKLPPLCQSYIKSLQDLVNTKIGIVSTGPDRDHTIIMD from the coding sequence ATGCCTGCAAATTTAGTCGTTGGAGCCCAATGGGGTGATGAAGGAAAAGCAAAAGTTATTGATTACCTTTCAAAAGATACAGATATCATTGTTCGTTACCAAGGTGGCGCAAATGCGGGTCATACGGTTGTAGTAGGTGGTAAAAAATACATTTTCCACTTAGTTCCGTCTGGGATTATTTATGATAATACTACGTGTGTGATCGGAAATGGGGTTGTTCTAGATCCTGAATACTTTCTGAAAGAATGTGCCGATCTAGAATCTCATGGATTTCGGGTCAAAGATAAAGTCCTTATCAGTGATTCCTGCCATATCCTGCTTCCTTACCACAGATTGATAGATGAGGCAAGAGAAGCTGGTTCTTCTCCAGAACGAAAAATTGGAACCACAAAAAAAGGGATTGGTATGTGTTATGCGGACAAAATGTTACGTAATGGTGTCCGTGCAGGTGACTTACTCGATAAAGACCTTTTAAAATCGAAACTCAATCATATTCTAGAAGTAAAAAACCAAGAACTTGTAAAATACTATGATTTAGAACCAGTGAATCCAACAGAGATGTATGATTTCCTTTTAGATTTTGCTGATAAAATGGGAAAAAACATTGTGAATACAGTGTATTACCTAAATGGCGAATTGGAAAAAGGCAAACGTGTTCTTCTGGAAGGTGCACAAGGGACAGGACTTGACATCGATTTTGGAACTTATCCTTATGTTACAAGTTCCAATCCAACGACTGGGGGAGCGCTTGCTGGTTCTGGAGTTAGTTTCCGTTATTTAAAAGATGTGATTGGGATTACAAAAGCGTATGCAACTAGAGTTGGTGAGGGACCTTTCCCTTCCGAAATTTTGGGTGAAGCTGGAGACGTACTTCGTAAGTTAGGTGGGGAATATGGATCCACTACTGGCAGACCAAGACGTTGTGGATGGTTTGATGTACAGATGATCAAACATGCAGTCACTGTGAACGGGATTAACTCACTTGTTCTCACTAAAATTGATGTTCTTAGCCACTATGATTCTATACCAGTAGTAGTAGGATATGAATACAAAGGAAAAAAATTAGATTTTTTCCCATCACAAGGACTTGAGAGCGTAAAACCGTTGTTTGCTGAGTTTAAGGGTTGGAAAGATGATATCTCTGGTATCAATTCGTTTTCGAAATTACCACCTTTGTGCCAGTCTTATATCAAATCGTTGCAAGACTTAGTGAATACAAAAATTGGGATTGTATCGACTGGACCTGATCGTGATCACACGATCATCATGGATTAA
- a CDS encoding TIGR02757 family protein, producing the protein MPVDVLLLKKKLENLKNKYQSVSYLDTDPICFPKQYKDPLDIEITSLIACLFAYGSVKNIQNFLNPIVSAMGPSPYLFLKQKQSALEPFLKSLKGYRFQTKEDIIVFFLTLQRMIQRHKTTKPIFESTFLGEEFNFQRERSIQNFQAFLEEEFKITLGNKPLTYGLQFLIGKWNSTSPKKRISLFLRWMVRNQYPDFGIYKQILPNEIPYPMDVHIQKLSKVLGIRDKKQVKLDDAFLLTEYFSLLNPTDPLLYDFYLTRVGIIEKCKGSYVEEICNLCELREVCLVVPRGIEPRLQG; encoded by the coding sequence ATGCCAGTTGATGTACTCTTATTAAAGAAAAAATTAGAGAATCTAAAAAACAAATACCAGAGTGTATCCTATTTGGATACAGATCCCATTTGTTTCCCAAAACAATACAAAGACCCACTCGATATCGAAATTACATCATTGATTGCCTGCTTATTTGCCTATGGATCAGTCAAAAACATTCAGAATTTTTTAAATCCTATCGTTTCGGCAATGGGACCTTCTCCTTATTTATTTCTAAAACAAAAACAAAGTGCATTGGAACCCTTTCTAAAATCTCTAAAAGGGTACCGTTTCCAAACAAAAGAGGATATAATTGTTTTCTTTTTAACCTTACAAAGGATGATACAAAGACACAAAACGACAAAACCAATCTTTGAATCCACTTTTTTAGGTGAGGAATTCAATTTCCAAAGAGAAAGGTCCATACAGAATTTTCAAGCGTTCCTGGAAGAAGAATTCAAAATTACCCTGGGCAACAAACCACTTACGTATGGTTTACAGTTTTTAATTGGTAAATGGAATTCCACATCTCCTAAAAAAAGGATTTCTCTTTTTTTACGTTGGATGGTTCGAAACCAGTATCCTGATTTTGGAATCTATAAACAAATCCTTCCAAATGAAATACCCTATCCGATGGATGTTCACATTCAAAAATTGAGTAAAGTATTAGGCATTCGTGACAAAAAACAAGTGAAGTTAGATGATGCATTCCTTCTCACTGAGTATTTCAGTTTACTCAATCCCACCGATCCCTTGTTATACGACTTTTATCTAACGAGAGTGGGAATCATTGAAAAATGCAAAGGAAGTTATGTAGAGGAAATTTGTAACTTATGTGAGTTGCGGGAGGTTTGTTTGGTAGTGCCACGGGGAATTGAACCCCGATTGCAAGGATGA
- a CDS encoding 1-acyl-sn-glycerol-3-phosphate acyltransferase: protein MTEKEATLGRWHKEFFENIHLFVKSGLSEQEAKSILEEFLVLSQATPKPKVMEIFQEPERLEEIGVYTDIRPEPRDFMLKFLDPIMKKFKVEGTENLKLLDGIIGKYPVTLISNHLSHLDAPAIFTLLYNSGPEGRKIAESLVFIAGRLAFEPDFTRLGLYMFGTLLVCSKKDMADNPSLSDVMTKINMRAFRNSQKLQSDGKVISIFPEGTRSRDGRLMPFVDTVYHYVANKVILPISLEGTEKILPIEGLLFNQAVGKLVIGKPVLVGELTKREMETFPSHIEQISFPGSGDKKQFIIDNLALLVGSNLNKHKHGTYRNLYRGDVRETNQLISLPKKPDEHVVIIGSSNMSVAFACILANKNVKVTIYHPDSEMVARSNEERRDIIHYPIYKLPPNIDFSDKPEILESATLFVQGTNPWEFDAVYSKIRTYLQKNKSPMVNVIKGFTGSKKGLILEDLNELLLIERDRLAVVSGACYPDQIMERKISGFEISAFEDSLIPKLKELLTNNYVFTRPAINSRDTKGVQLGGALKTIYALAMGLVEGYFKRELGGNVDNTLFHLSNRFFNEMVSIGVLLGGDPTTFNGLSGMTDFMLACFGSDTRDRKYGYDLANGTRPEKITNGFYGLKVLPNLIQLDEKRHPIVASAYKTVIQNEDFDIVAEELQKQLARV, encoded by the coding sequence ATGACAGAAAAAGAAGCCACTTTAGGACGTTGGCACAAAGAATTTTTTGAGAACATTCACTTATTTGTAAAATCCGGTCTTTCCGAACAAGAAGCAAAGTCCATTCTAGAAGAATTTTTAGTTCTGTCACAAGCGACTCCTAAACCCAAGGTCATGGAAATTTTCCAAGAACCTGAGCGATTAGAAGAGATTGGTGTCTACACCGACATCCGTCCCGAACCTCGCGATTTTATGCTCAAATTCCTAGATCCCATCATGAAGAAGTTTAAAGTGGAAGGCACAGAAAATTTAAAACTCCTCGATGGCATCATTGGCAAATACCCAGTCACTCTGATCTCTAACCACTTAAGCCATTTAGATGCTCCTGCCATTTTTACTCTACTTTACAATTCGGGGCCAGAAGGTAGAAAGATTGCTGAGTCTCTTGTCTTCATTGCGGGAAGACTTGCCTTTGAACCTGATTTTACACGCCTCGGTCTTTATATGTTTGGAACTCTCCTTGTCTGTTCCAAAAAAGATATGGCGGATAACCCTTCTCTTTCTGATGTCATGACCAAAATCAATATGCGTGCCTTTCGTAATTCACAGAAATTACAATCAGATGGAAAGGTAATCTCCATTTTCCCGGAAGGAACCCGTTCTCGCGATGGAAGGCTCATGCCTTTTGTGGACACTGTGTACCATTATGTAGCAAACAAAGTCATTTTACCGATCTCTCTCGAAGGTACGGAAAAAATTCTACCGATTGAAGGATTACTCTTCAACCAAGCAGTTGGAAAACTTGTGATCGGTAAACCTGTACTTGTTGGAGAACTGACCAAACGGGAAATGGAAACGTTTCCATCTCATATCGAACAAATTTCGTTTCCAGGAAGTGGTGACAAAAAACAATTCATCATTGATAACCTTGCCCTTCTTGTGGGAAGTAATCTCAACAAACACAAACACGGAACATATCGAAACCTTTACCGAGGTGATGTAAGAGAAACAAACCAACTCATTTCGCTTCCAAAAAAACCAGACGAACACGTTGTGATCATTGGTTCATCCAATATGTCTGTAGCCTTTGCTTGTATATTGGCAAATAAAAATGTAAAAGTGACTATTTACCATCCAGATTCAGAAATGGTAGCTAGAAGTAATGAGGAAAGACGTGATATCATCCATTACCCTATCTACAAACTGCCACCAAACATTGATTTCTCTGATAAACCAGAAATTTTAGAATCAGCAACATTATTTGTCCAAGGAACAAATCCTTGGGAATTCGATGCTGTTTACTCCAAAATCAGAACTTATTTACAGAAGAATAAATCACCGATGGTGAATGTAATCAAAGGATTTACTGGATCCAAAAAAGGGCTTATCCTAGAAGACTTAAACGAACTTCTCCTCATTGAAAGAGATCGATTGGCAGTTGTATCTGGTGCTTGTTACCCAGACCAAATTATGGAACGAAAAATTTCTGGATTTGAAATCTCTGCATTTGAAGATTCTCTCATTCCCAAACTCAAAGAACTTCTGACCAATAATTATGTATTCACTAGACCTGCGATCAATTCAAGAGATACAAAGGGCGTTCAGCTAGGTGGTGCATTAAAAACAATTTATGCACTTGCTATGGGACTTGTCGAAGGTTACTTTAAACGCGAATTAGGTGGCAATGTAGACAACACTCTATTCCATTTGAGTAACCGATTTTTTAATGAAATGGTTTCGATTGGTGTTTTACTCGGAGGAGATCCAACTACGTTTAATGGTTTATCTGGTATGACTGATTTTATGTTGGCCTGTTTTGGATCTGACACAAGAGACCGTAAATATGGTTATGATCTGGCAAATGGAACAAGACCAGAAAAAATCACCAATGGATTTTATGGTCTGAAAGTTTTACCAAACCTCATCCAACTGGATGAAAAAAGACATCCAATTGTTGCTTCTGCTTATAAAACAGTGATTCAAAATGAAGATTTTGATATAGTTGCAGAAGAATTACAAAAACAGTTAGCTAGAGTTTAG
- a CDS encoding ABC transporter ATP-binding protein, whose translation MNRMLLETKGLTITVGEKTVLREVNLSFFEKGLLAVLGENGAGKSTLLKKIFHDSLTSPAWTWPSGKRKIAYLGHELGYYSSLSLEENLDYFASLDGIHSMERRMELLKLFRLEKRIWDPIHFFSRGMKQKVAIMRVLLSSAEIILFDEPFTGLDFESSSVFSSILNEEKKSKLILTVLHSIPSELECTGQILIRQGNVFVS comes from the coding sequence ATGAACCGAATGCTTTTGGAGACAAAAGGGCTCACTATTACTGTCGGCGAAAAAACCGTATTGAGAGAGGTGAATCTCAGTTTTTTTGAGAAAGGATTACTTGCAGTTCTTGGAGAAAATGGAGCTGGTAAATCGACATTACTTAAAAAAATCTTCCATGATTCCTTAACCTCTCCTGCCTGGACTTGGCCTAGTGGAAAACGAAAAATTGCTTATTTGGGCCATGAACTTGGTTATTATTCTTCCCTTAGTTTAGAAGAAAACTTGGACTACTTTGCCTCTTTGGATGGTATACATTCCATGGAGAGAAGGATGGAGTTACTAAAACTCTTTCGATTGGAAAAAAGGATATGGGATCCCATCCATTTTTTTTCCAGAGGCATGAAACAGAAAGTTGCCATCATGAGGGTATTACTTTCTTCAGCAGAAATCATTTTATTTGATGAACCATTTACAGGACTTGATTTTGAATCTTCTTCGGTTTTTAGTTCGATTTTAAATGAAGAAAAAAAATCGAAACTCATTCTTACAGTGCTCCATTCGATTCCAAGTGAACTTGAGTGTACAGGTCAAATTTTAATTCGCCAGGGGAATGTCTTTGTTTCTTAA
- a CDS encoding heme exporter protein CcmB yields the protein MSLFLNLLKKDFYLIGRSLGGVVSLFTLSVSVVFIFYTSIEVNEMLSARSIRGLKWAIIFILNFVIVSQSLWEERESMGWEASSSYVSPTYLYLSKSITIWFCTILVNALLILVLSIFFQNMVLDRYLGEWLFANLGSGCLVFLGVSLGVIAFESRLKEIIIPLLQLPFSIPLFLFGLEAENRYWIEPGLYLPSIGLLLFFLLFYGTLGSIMVETLQNE from the coding sequence ATGTCTTTGTTTCTTAATCTATTAAAAAAAGATTTTTATTTAATTGGGCGTTCGCTAGGCGGAGTGGTTTCACTTTTTACACTGAGTGTTTCTGTTGTATTCATCTTTTATACATCCATCGAAGTGAACGAAATGTTATCAGCAAGAAGCATTCGTGGTCTAAAATGGGCCATCATCTTCATTCTCAACTTTGTCATTGTAAGCCAAAGTTTATGGGAAGAAAGAGAGTCTATGGGATGGGAAGCAAGTTCCAGTTATGTCAGTCCTACTTATCTTTACCTTAGCAAATCGATTACAATTTGGTTTTGTACCATCCTTGTAAATGCACTCCTGATCCTTGTGTTATCGATCTTTTTCCAAAATATGGTTTTGGATCGTTATTTGGGAGAGTGGTTATTTGCCAATTTAGGCAGTGGGTGTTTGGTGTTTTTGGGTGTATCCCTTGGAGTGATTGCATTCGAAAGCCGACTGAAAGAGATCATCATCCCTCTCTTACAACTTCCGTTTTCAATTCCATTGTTTTTATTTGGACTAGAAGCTGAAAATCGATACTGGATTGAGCCTGGATTGTATTTACCTTCGATTGGATTACTTTTGTTTTTCCTTCTATTTTACGGAACCCTTGGTTCCATTATGGTAGAAACCTTACAGAATGAGTAG
- a CDS encoding ABC transporter ATP-binding protein gives MFKIKNLSVHIGKRSILNDVSLEAKPKEITGLIGKSGSGKSTLFRLALGLLPKSEGYEWTGELEWNGAMLGKQHCPKIQPVFQDPFGSFSPYNTIGELLLEPLKVQKHLFLNQRVMNGERTRIESFCDRFELPTSLLSKTKRELSGGQLQRFAILRALLMNPEYLLLDEPVTALDVLVQKKIAEELKEINQKDSLGMLIVSHDLGFLSYMCDQIFVLEEGSITEFGNPKQLLKHPQSKLLQELVFARNHSFGGVTSSSESSN, from the coding sequence ATGTTTAAAATCAAAAATCTTTCCGTTCACATTGGGAAACGATCCATCTTAAATGACGTATCATTAGAAGCAAAACCCAAAGAAATCACTGGTCTCATTGGAAAATCTGGATCTGGTAAATCCACTTTATTTCGTTTGGCACTGGGTTTACTTCCTAAGTCTGAGGGGTATGAGTGGACTGGGGAATTGGAATGGAACGGCGCAATGTTAGGAAAACAACATTGTCCCAAAATCCAACCTGTTTTCCAAGATCCCTTTGGTAGTTTTTCACCGTACAATACAATTGGCGAATTATTATTAGAACCACTTAAGGTTCAGAAACACCTATTTTTAAACCAAAGGGTAATGAATGGAGAAAGGACAAGGATTGAAAGTTTTTGTGATCGATTTGAACTACCAACGTCTTTATTAAGTAAAACAAAACGAGAGTTAAGTGGTGGTCAATTACAAAGATTTGCGATTCTCAGAGCTTTGCTTATGAATCCAGAATACCTATTATTGGATGAACCTGTAACAGCTCTTGATGTTCTTGTGCAAAAGAAAATTGCTGAAGAATTAAAGGAAATCAACCAAAAGGATTCACTAGGAATGTTGATTGTTTCACACGACCTTGGATTTTTATCTTATATGTGTGATCAAATATTTGTATTAGAAGAGGGAAGTATCACTGAATTTGGAAATCCAAAACAACTCTTAAAACATCCACAGTCGAAACTATTACAAGAATTGGTTTTTGCTAGAAATCATTCGTTTGGTGGTGTAACTTCTTCTTCTGAATCATCCAATTGA
- a CDS encoding ATP phosphoribosyltransferase regulatory subunit translates to MNQKNKTISSEQKWIPDGFHFLGPEESRNRRNLLQSFSELFEREGYSEITLPSFDYSNSFRSQLHEGVESLLVTKDWDGNELSPGVDLTLQVVKGMAARSHWEENQNIYYFAKKIRDHKKRNASRREILQIGVESLGKSDTNHLISQIQILKKLWDNTIPNKTFTIVFGHSSFFLSLLDILGWNEEQTKVLRQFLYTKNIPELVSLAARTNTSASHMKIIQLLLKPIPANEMVGFKKDLESNLSKEELNLVKNELDSITSFFEVWNKQMLGVSCIWDPSLVRDLSYYTGFMFQGYVEHDPEPVFAGGVYNDLYASFTGIQKDACGFALHLDSIEVLLNKEK, encoded by the coding sequence ATGAATCAAAAAAACAAAACAATTTCCTCGGAACAGAAATGGATTCCCGATGGATTTCATTTTTTAGGACCGGAAGAAAGCAGAAACCGGCGAAATTTACTACAATCGTTTTCAGAGCTCTTTGAAAGAGAAGGGTATTCTGAAATCACTCTCCCCAGTTTTGATTATTCCAATTCGTTTCGTTCCCAGTTGCATGAAGGTGTTGAGAGTTTACTTGTCACAAAGGATTGGGATGGAAACGAACTCTCTCCTGGTGTGGACCTAACATTACAAGTGGTGAAGGGGATGGCTGCGAGGTCCCATTGGGAAGAAAATCAAAACATTTATTATTTTGCCAAAAAGATAAGAGACCATAAAAAACGAAACGCGTCTAGGCGCGAGATTTTACAAATCGGGGTCGAGAGTTTAGGAAAAAGTGATACAAACCATTTGATATCCCAAATCCAAATTCTGAAAAAACTTTGGGACAATACAATTCCTAACAAAACATTTACGATTGTGTTTGGTCATTCTTCCTTCTTTCTTAGTCTGTTAGACATCCTAGGTTGGAATGAAGAACAAACAAAAGTTTTACGACAATTTTTATACACGAAAAACATTCCAGAATTAGTCTCTCTTGCTGCGAGGACAAATACGAGTGCTTCTCATATGAAAATCATTCAGTTATTACTCAAACCGATCCCTGCAAATGAAATGGTCGGTTTTAAGAAAGATTTGGAATCTAATTTATCAAAAGAAGAATTGAATCTAGTAAAAAATGAATTGGATTCGATTACATCTTTTTTTGAAGTTTGGAACAAACAAATGCTAGGTGTATCCTGTATTTGGGATCCATCTCTTGTTCGGGATTTATCGTATTACACGGGATTTATGTTCCAAGGATATGTCGAACATGACCCTGAACCAGTTTTTGCTGGTGGTGTGTATAATGATTTATATGCAAGTTTTACAGGGATACAAAAGGATGCATGTGGATTTGCACTGCATTTGGATTCAATTGAAGTTTTGTTAAATAAGGAAAAATGA